A stretch of Ligilactobacillus faecis DNA encodes these proteins:
- a CDS encoding phosphoketolase family protein, which translates to MTTDFSSKEYLDKLDAYWRAANYVSVGQLYLKDNPLLRRPLEPSDVKVKPIGHWGTIAGQNFIYAHLNRVINKYDLDMFYVEGPGHGGQVMVSNSYLDGSYTEIYPEITQDTKGMAKLFKRFSFPGGIASHAAPETPGSIHEGGELGYSISHAVGAVLDNPDLIVASVVGDGEAETGPLAASWMSNKFINPINDGAVLPILNLNGFKISNPTILSRESNENLQKYFEGLGWDPIFVEGDDPAEMHPKMAKALDQAIEKIKALQANARENNDQSLPVWPMIIFRAPKGWTGPKTWDGKPIENSFRAHQIPIPVDQNDMQHADALVEWLESYRPEELFDENGALKAEIAAITPKGDKRMAMNPHTNPGALIRDLILPDFREFAVDTTTPGAQTKQDMTVLGNYLEEVIKLNAHNKNFRIFGPDETMSNRLGPVFNETNRQWMLEVKEPNDEFIAPAGRVIDSQLSEHQDEGFLEGYVLTGRHGFFSSYEAFLRVVDSMLTQHFKWLRKAKELPWRTEVPSLNVIATSTVFQQDHNGYTHQDPGILAHLADKKPEFIREYLPADANSLLAVFDKVLNDREKINLIVSSKHPRQQFYSAAEAKELVDKGLKIIDWASTDQNAEPDIVFAAAGTEPNLEALAAISILHEKLPDLKIRFINVVDLLKLRSPKIDPRGLSDEEFDMYFTKDKPIVFAFHGFEGLIRDIFFDRHNHNIKIHGYRENGDITTPFDMRVVNQMDRFDLVKSAVASLPTPAKYGEIVAEMDSIIAKHHQYIRDEGTDLPEVEAWEWKPLN; encoded by the coding sequence ATGACAACAGATTTCTCATCCAAAGAATATTTAGATAAATTAGATGCTTATTGGCGGGCTGCAAACTATGTTTCTGTCGGCCAACTTTATTTGAAAGATAACCCGCTTTTACGTCGCCCACTTGAACCCTCTGATGTAAAAGTCAAACCGATCGGTCACTGGGGTACGATCGCTGGTCAAAACTTTATTTATGCCCACTTGAATCGGGTCATCAATAAATATGATCTTGATATGTTCTACGTTGAAGGTCCTGGTCACGGTGGTCAAGTTATGGTCTCAAACTCTTACCTTGATGGCAGTTACACAGAGATCTACCCAGAGATCACACAAGACACAAAAGGTATGGCTAAACTTTTCAAACGTTTCTCTTTCCCTGGTGGGATCGCATCGCACGCGGCCCCAGAAACACCAGGTTCGATCCACGAAGGGGGCGAATTAGGTTACTCGATCTCTCACGCTGTCGGAGCAGTCCTTGATAATCCAGATCTGATCGTTGCTTCTGTCGTTGGTGACGGGGAAGCTGAAACTGGTCCATTAGCAGCTTCTTGGATGTCAAATAAATTTATCAACCCGATCAATGACGGTGCGGTTTTACCGATCTTGAACCTCAACGGCTTCAAGATCTCAAACCCAACGATCTTGTCGCGTGAATCAAATGAAAACTTACAAAAATATTTTGAAGGCCTTGGCTGGGATCCGATCTTTGTCGAAGGTGACGATCCAGCTGAAATGCATCCAAAAATGGCAAAAGCACTCGATCAAGCGATCGAAAAGATCAAAGCACTTCAAGCTAATGCTCGCGAAAATAACGACCAAAGCTTACCAGTTTGGCCAATGATCATCTTTAGAGCACCAAAAGGTTGGACTGGTCCAAAGACATGGGATGGTAAACCGATCGAAAACTCCTTTAGAGCACATCAGATCCCGATCCCAGTTGACCAAAATGATATGCAACATGCTGATGCTTTAGTTGAATGGCTCGAAAGCTACCGTCCAGAAGAACTCTTCGATGAAAACGGAGCACTCAAAGCTGAGATCGCTGCGATCACACCAAAAGGCGACAAGCGGATGGCGATGAACCCACATACTAATCCAGGTGCCTTGATCCGTGATCTGATCTTACCTGATTTTAGAGAATTTGCAGTCGATACAACGACTCCAGGGGCACAAACCAAACAAGATATGACTGTGCTTGGGAACTATTTAGAAGAAGTGATCAAACTAAATGCTCACAACAAAAACTTCCGGATCTTTGGCCCTGATGAAACGATGTCAAACCGCTTAGGACCAGTCTTTAACGAAACAAACCGGCAATGGATGCTAGAAGTCAAAGAGCCTAACGATGAATTCATAGCACCAGCTGGACGTGTGATCGATTCTCAACTTTCTGAACACCAAGATGAAGGTTTCTTAGAAGGTTACGTTTTAACAGGTCGTCATGGCTTCTTCTCCTCTTATGAAGCATTCTTACGTGTTGTTGACTCAATGCTCACACAACACTTCAAATGGTTACGTAAAGCTAAAGAGCTTCCTTGGAGAACTGAAGTCCCATCCTTGAACGTCATCGCAACTTCGACTGTTTTCCAACAAGATCACAATGGTTACACACACCAAGATCCTGGTATTTTAGCCCACTTAGCTGATAAGAAGCCGGAATTCATCCGTGAATACCTTCCAGCTGATGCTAACTCACTCTTGGCTGTTTTTGATAAAGTCTTAAATGACCGTGAAAAGATCAACTTGATCGTTTCTTCCAAACATCCACGGCAACAATTCTATTCTGCTGCCGAAGCAAAAGAATTAGTCGACAAAGGGCTTAAGATCATCGATTGGGCTTCGACTGACCAAAATGCCGAACCAGATATCGTCTTTGCGGCCGCTGGTACTGAACCAAACTTAGAAGCTTTAGCAGCGATCTCGATCTTGCATGAAAAATTGCCTGACCTTAAGATCCGCTTTATCAATGTCGTTGATCTTTTGAAGCTTCGCAGTCCTAAGATCGACCCTCGTGGCTTGAGCGATGAAGAATTTGACATGTACTTCACCAAAGACAAACCGATCGTCTTTGCTTTCCACGGCTTTGAAGGTTTGATCCGTGACATCTTCTTTGATCGTCACAATCACAATATCAAGATCCACGGTTACCGTGAAAACGGGGATATCACGACACCATTTGACATGCGAGTCGTTAACCAAATGGATCGTTTCGACTTAGTCAAATCAGCCGTTGCAAGCTTACCAACACCAGCTAAATACGGTGAGATCGTGGCTGAGATGGATAGCATCATCGCTAAACATCACCAATACATTCGCGATGAAGGGACCGACTTACCTGAAGTTGAAGCTTGGGAATGGAAACCATTAAACTAG
- a CDS encoding ATP-binding cassette domain-containing protein, translating into MATLTVKDLTFTYKHAPQALFNDLSFTLHPQTTYLFHSPSGSGKSTLFKLLCGLDLSEKGTLQSGQILIDETPLTQLGFKERSQKISLLFQDPARRFALKTLTEQLTFIFENLATPPQLIPQKITKLLTELELIPIKDQPLNTLSGGQQQQAALACALALDSEIILLDEPFANVDFKSQQRLLKILIRLKQTTSKTLVIAEHDPSNYGDFFDETYQLVNGKIAPLALEFTPGPLTPLPHRVLQNGELSWHDLQLTRAKKELLKASTFTLPKGQLGLLSGPNGAGKSSLFYALSRLISFSGTLLYKGRPATKVKRSKWPQIVGLMLQDAPEQFVCPLVKEELALAQKNSLHKDYWTTTKVTAASQALGLTELLDHSVYQLSGGQQKKLQLLSVLITSQPILLLDEPFANLDQTSLATCLTLLTQSCQVLKTSILLISHQRSLLKEFCDYELVLTDKHLKLVGDLAK; encoded by the coding sequence ATGGCGACTTTAACTGTTAAAGATCTGACCTTTACCTATAAACACGCACCACAAGCCCTTTTTAACGACCTCTCTTTTACTTTGCATCCGCAAACGACTTACTTATTTCATTCGCCTTCAGGTAGTGGCAAGTCGACTCTTTTCAAACTACTTTGCGGGCTTGATCTAAGTGAGAAAGGAACTTTACAAAGTGGACAGATCTTAATCGATGAGACACCACTTACACAGCTAGGCTTTAAGGAACGCTCACAAAAGATCTCTTTGCTTTTTCAAGATCCTGCCCGTCGTTTTGCCTTAAAGACACTGACTGAACAACTCACCTTCATCTTTGAAAATCTGGCGACACCACCACAGTTGATCCCTCAAAAGATCACGAAATTACTGACTGAACTTGAGTTGATACCGATCAAAGATCAACCACTGAATACTTTATCTGGAGGGCAACAACAACAAGCGGCTTTAGCATGTGCGCTAGCCTTAGATAGTGAGATCATTTTACTTGATGAACCTTTTGCAAACGTCGACTTCAAGAGTCAACAGCGCTTACTTAAAATTTTAATACGCCTCAAACAAACGACTAGTAAAACACTTGTGATCGCCGAACATGATCCTAGTAACTACGGAGATTTTTTTGATGAGACCTACCAACTAGTCAACGGAAAGATCGCACCGTTAGCGCTCGAATTTACGCCTGGACCACTAACACCTCTCCCGCATCGCGTTTTACAAAATGGCGAGTTGAGTTGGCACGATCTCCAGCTGACCCGAGCTAAAAAAGAGTTGCTCAAAGCAAGTACTTTTACATTGCCTAAAGGTCAACTCGGGCTTCTTTCTGGCCCAAACGGAGCAGGAAAATCAAGTCTCTTTTATGCTTTGAGTCGCCTGATCTCGTTTTCTGGGACACTGCTTTATAAGGGGCGTCCTGCCACAAAAGTCAAACGCTCTAAATGGCCTCAGATCGTTGGTCTTATGCTCCAAGATGCCCCAGAACAATTCGTTTGTCCCCTAGTCAAAGAAGAGTTGGCACTGGCACAAAAAAATTCATTGCACAAAGACTATTGGACAACAACTAAAGTCACTGCGGCAAGTCAAGCTTTAGGCCTTACTGAACTGCTAGATCACTCAGTCTACCAACTTTCTGGCGGACAGCAAAAAAAGCTCCAGTTGCTTTCCGTCTTGATCACTAGTCAGCCGATCTTACTACTTGACGAACCGTTTGCTAACCTAGATCAAACCTCTTTAGCAACTTGCCTTACGCTGCTCACTCAAAGTTGCCAAGTGCTCAAAACAAGTATTTTATTGATCAGTCATCAACGTTCTTTGCTAAAAGAGTTTTGTGACTATGAGCTAGTTTTGACCGATAAACATTTGAAATTGGTAGGTGACCTCGCAAAATGA
- a CDS encoding AI-2E family transporter translates to MGIIGILYAMRSLISIILLTFIFTFLVIQLINFVQRYLKIPSQLIVILVYLLFIGGIYFAVTIYVPKLIIQTEAMARSMLAFYQHPPAGASDFIRYIDRYFGKMDIFQQFKGGFGIALRYLSSIGSMGFTFVMSLLLSFFFTIEKDDLYRFSKGFLHGPFAWLFGDIYHFAKIFVNTFGVVLEAQFVIAVVNTVITTICLAIMGMPQLLSLGIMVFVLSLVPVAGVIISAIPMMFIGYSVGGIRYIIYIIVMLAVVHALEAYVLNPKFMASRTELPMFYTFVVLFVAEHLFGVWGLIVGIPIFTFMLDVLGVKPLHAKGERLKKVRRMDKKNG, encoded by the coding sequence ATGGGGATCATCGGGATCTTATATGCGATGCGGAGTTTGATCAGCATTATTTTATTGACGTTTATTTTTACTTTCTTAGTCATTCAGCTGATCAATTTTGTGCAACGCTATCTCAAGATCCCATCACAGTTGATCGTGATCTTAGTCTACCTCTTATTTATTGGGGGGATCTATTTTGCAGTGACGATCTATGTGCCAAAACTGATCATCCAAACAGAAGCGATGGCGCGCTCGATGCTTGCGTTTTATCAACATCCACCTGCGGGCGCTAGTGATTTTATCCGTTATATCGATCGCTATTTTGGAAAAATGGATATCTTTCAGCAATTCAAAGGTGGCTTTGGGATCGCCTTGCGCTATCTCTCAAGTATCGGTTCGATGGGCTTTACGTTTGTAATGTCTCTTTTATTGAGTTTCTTCTTTACGATCGAGAAAGATGATCTCTATCGTTTCTCAAAAGGCTTTTTACACGGACCTTTTGCTTGGTTATTTGGAGATATTTATCATTTTGCGAAGATCTTTGTCAATACGTTTGGGGTCGTGTTAGAAGCCCAATTTGTGATCGCAGTCGTCAATACCGTGATCACAACGATCTGTTTAGCGATCATGGGGATGCCACAACTGCTTAGTTTAGGGATCATGGTCTTTGTTTTGAGTTTAGTGCCAGTCGCTGGGGTGATCATCTCGGCGATCCCGATGATGTTTATCGGTTATTCAGTCGGTGGGATCAGATACATCATCTATATCATCGTGATGTTAGCTGTTGTTCACGCGTTAGAAGCATATGTTTTGAATCCAAAATTTATGGCGAGTCGCACTGAGTTGCCGATGTTTTATACTTTTGTCGTGTTATTTGTAGCTGAGCATCTCTTTGGAGTGTGGGGCTTGATCGTCGGGATCCCGATCTTTACGTTCATGTTAGACGTTTTAGGTGTCAAACCGCTCCACGCCAAAGGAGAGCGTTTAAAGAAAGTCAGAAGGATGGATAAGAAAAATGGATGA
- a CDS encoding energy-coupling factor transporter transmembrane component T, translating to MRPLRLNATVCCLTMLCLSILVAFGQRLLPNILLSSLCLGYLFLCRCPLKKLSLIFLSALPLAFGTWWSFYLFSTTAPLTTAWLYTLRLYTFLLLGCCLLLPYQLTEILFSLHLQLKLSATFVYGFLAAVNLLSNLQKQLARINYAAKMKGVSYHVFSPRLYLKLIVFALDQADALSQAMHSQGFEEGCPRTLVYTEKKPRFQWAISLFLIFCYTFLAFL from the coding sequence ATGAGACCTTTAAGATTAAACGCTACTGTCTGTTGTCTCACGATGCTTTGCCTGAGCATTTTAGTTGCCTTTGGTCAACGTTTATTACCTAACATCTTGCTTAGCAGTCTATGCCTAGGATATCTTTTTTTATGTCGCTGTCCTTTAAAAAAACTAAGCTTGATCTTCCTTAGTGCTTTGCCCCTCGCCTTTGGAACTTGGTGGTCATTTTATCTGTTCAGTACAACAGCTCCTTTGACTACTGCTTGGTTATATACGCTCCGCCTATATACCTTCTTGCTCTTAGGCTGTTGCTTACTTTTACCTTATCAACTGACAGAGATCTTATTTAGCTTGCACTTGCAACTCAAACTTTCAGCAACTTTTGTCTATGGTTTTTTAGCTGCAGTCAATCTACTTAGTAACTTACAAAAACAACTCGCACGGATAAATTACGCTGCCAAAATGAAAGGTGTGTCTTATCATGTCTTTTCCCCTCGCCTATATTTAAAACTGATCGTTTTTGCTTTAGATCAAGCGGACGCTCTCAGTCAAGCGATGCACAGCCAAGGTTTTGAAGAAGGATGCCCCCGTACCTTAGTTTACACCGAAAAGAAACCTCGCTTTCAATGGGCGATCAGCCTTTTCTTGATCTTTTGCTATACTTTTTTAGCCTTTCTCTGA
- a CDS encoding acetate/propionate family kinase, producing the protein MEKTLIINSGSSSLKFKLFSLPTEAVLASGLIDRIGIKDSSVTIKFAGEKFHKSLPIKDHKVAVDLLLKLLVELDLVTALDEITAVGHRVVAGGEYFDHSVIIDETVIEKIAELSELARLHNPANLLGIEVFKEQLPNALAIASFDTAYHHTMPAKNYLYSVPYEWYEKYGVRRYGAHGISHEYVARQTAALLKRPLAELKLITCHLGAGSSLCAIKDGHSFDTTMGFTPLTGVTMATRSGDVDAELVMYMMKKLKLTDPDEMIALLTRKSGLLGISGLSSDMRDILAAKDQGEARAALAITLFVKNIVRYIGQYYVEMQGLDALTFTAGIGENSPIIRQLICDELAFMGVKLAPKVNESGGEAVLSTPDSTIKVLCVPTDEELMILREIELIKLDPTRGKFEL; encoded by the coding sequence ATGGAAAAAACATTGATCATTAATTCAGGTAGTTCGAGTTTAAAATTCAAACTCTTCAGTCTCCCGACCGAGGCTGTTTTAGCTAGTGGTCTGATCGATCGGATCGGGATCAAAGATTCTAGTGTTACGATAAAATTTGCAGGGGAAAAGTTCCACAAGAGCCTTCCGATCAAAGATCATAAAGTGGCTGTCGATCTACTATTGAAACTTTTAGTCGAACTTGATCTAGTCACGGCTTTAGATGAGATCACAGCTGTTGGTCATCGCGTTGTAGCTGGAGGCGAGTATTTTGATCATTCAGTCATCATCGACGAAACAGTGATCGAAAAGATCGCTGAATTGAGTGAATTAGCCCGTTTGCATAACCCGGCTAATCTTTTAGGGATCGAAGTTTTTAAAGAACAACTTCCAAATGCACTAGCTATTGCCTCCTTTGACACTGCTTACCACCATACGATGCCGGCTAAAAATTATCTTTATAGCGTTCCGTACGAATGGTACGAAAAATATGGCGTTCGCCGTTATGGCGCACACGGGATCAGTCATGAATATGTTGCCCGTCAAACAGCTGCTCTGTTAAAACGTCCATTAGCCGAATTGAAATTGATCACTTGTCACTTAGGCGCAGGCTCATCACTTTGTGCTATCAAAGATGGTCACTCTTTTGATACAACGATGGGGTTTACCCCACTGACTGGAGTCACGATGGCAACACGCTCAGGTGATGTAGATGCCGAACTTGTCATGTATATGATGAAAAAACTCAAGCTCACTGACCCAGATGAGATGATCGCTCTTTTAACTCGAAAATCAGGTCTTCTAGGGATCTCAGGCCTTTCATCAGATATGCGTGATATTTTAGCTGCCAAAGATCAAGGTGAGGCTCGAGCAGCTCTAGCGATCACTTTGTTTGTCAAAAATATCGTACGCTACATTGGCCAATACTATGTCGAAATGCAAGGACTAGATGCGCTCACTTTCACGGCTGGGATCGGTGAGAATTCTCCGATCATTCGCCAGTTGATCTGTGATGAACTTGCTTTTATGGGGGTGAAGCTTGCTCCAAAAGTAAATGAAAGCGGTGGCGAAGCTGTGCTCTCAACACCAGATTCAACGATCAAAGTTTTATGTGTTCCAACTGACGAAGAATTGATGATCTTACGTGAGATCGAACTGATCAAACTCGATCCAACTAGAGGAAAATTTGAGCTTTGA
- a CDS encoding ECF transporter S component, with protein sequence MSQKHRWKLKDIIFLALLACFFGLIYQGASYLYYALAATPLKPYANDLMLGLWLMAGPLAGVCLRQKGAAFLGEFLAATTEMLLFSSWGAANLITGSLQGLASELGFATTRYKNWGARGLAYGVIWATLLTFAWDYFYSGYRAYSLPMLLSLLGLRFLSLAFFDGLLIYLIKRLLSKAQVF encoded by the coding sequence ATGTCTCAAAAACACCGTTGGAAACTCAAAGATATCATTTTTCTAGCCTTGCTTGCTTGCTTTTTTGGTCTGATCTATCAAGGCGCTAGTTACCTTTATTACGCTTTAGCCGCAACGCCACTCAAGCCTTATGCTAACGATCTGATGCTTGGCTTATGGTTGATGGCAGGTCCTTTAGCAGGTGTTTGTCTCCGGCAAAAAGGAGCCGCCTTTTTAGGCGAATTCTTAGCTGCAACAACTGAGATGCTTCTTTTTTCCAGTTGGGGTGCTGCCAATTTGATCACTGGTTCGCTCCAAGGTCTAGCAAGTGAACTTGGTTTTGCGACCACACGCTATAAAAACTGGGGTGCCCGTGGTTTAGCTTATGGCGTTATTTGGGCAACACTTTTGACTTTTGCTTGGGATTACTTTTACAGTGGCTATCGCGCCTATTCATTGCCGATGTTGCTCAGTCTTTTAGGGCTACGCTTTTTATCACTTGCCTTTTTTGATGGCCTCTTGATCTATTTGATCAAACGTCTTTTAAGTAAAGCGCAGGTCTTTTAG
- the galE gene encoding UDP-glucose 4-epimerase GalE — MSVLVLGGAGYIGSHTVDRLVEQGQDVVVVDSLVTGHRKAVNEKAKFYQGDLADQAFMRKVFAENKDIDAVIHFAAYSLVAESMKDPLKYFDNNTAGMVKLLEVMNEVGVNKIVFSSTAATYGIPEKMPIMESDPQEPINPYGESKLMMEKIMRWADEAYGTKFVALRYFNVAGAKPDGSIGEDHGPETHLIPIVLQVAQGKRDKLQIFGDDYNTPDGTNVRDYVHPFDLADAHILAVDHLRAGNDSNAFNLGSSTGFSNLEIVEAARKVTGKEIPAEIAGRRGGDPDSLIASSTKAREVLGWEPKFDNIERIIETAWAWHSTHPNGYADRD, encoded by the coding sequence ATGTCAGTTTTAGTTTTAGGTGGAGCTGGTTATATCGGTTCTCATACTGTTGATCGTCTAGTCGAACAAGGTCAAGATGTTGTTGTCGTGGACAGCTTAGTAACAGGACATCGTAAGGCCGTGAATGAAAAGGCTAAATTTTACCAAGGCGATCTAGCTGATCAAGCTTTTATGCGCAAAGTTTTCGCAGAAAATAAAGATATCGATGCAGTGATCCACTTTGCAGCTTACTCACTAGTGGCTGAATCGATGAAAGATCCGTTGAAATACTTTGACAATAACACAGCAGGAATGGTCAAGTTACTTGAAGTCATGAATGAAGTCGGGGTAAACAAGATCGTCTTTTCATCGACAGCTGCTACATATGGCATTCCAGAAAAGATGCCGATCATGGAAAGTGATCCGCAAGAACCGATCAACCCATACGGTGAAAGTAAGTTGATGATGGAAAAGATCATGCGTTGGGCAGATGAAGCATATGGCACTAAATTCGTGGCCTTACGTTACTTCAACGTGGCGGGAGCTAAGCCAGATGGTTCGATCGGTGAAGATCATGGACCAGAAACGCATTTGATCCCGATCGTCTTACAAGTTGCCCAAGGTAAACGCGATAAACTTCAGATCTTTGGGGATGATTATAATACTCCAGATGGTACGAATGTCCGCGATTATGTACACCCGTTCGACTTAGCTGATGCGCATATTTTAGCGGTGGATCACTTGCGCGCTGGAAATGATTCAAACGCCTTTAACTTAGGTTCTTCAACAGGTTTCTCAAATCTTGAGATCGTTGAAGCTGCGCGGAAGGTGACCGGAAAAGAGATCCCAGCTGAGATCGCTGGTCGCCGTGGTGGAGATCCAGATTCTTTGATCGCAAGTTCAACTAAAGCGCGTGAAGTTTTAGGTTGGGAACCAAAATTCGATAATATCGAACGGATCATTGAGACTGCTTGGGCATGGCATTCTACCCATCCAAACGGTTATGCTGATCGTGACTGA
- a CDS encoding aldose epimerase family protein yields MDILRKELEQYDGHNVTQITLVNDNGVEISCLTMGAIWQSFKVPSGAGKKDLLLSFAEAKDYYANAQNICKAIGRVAGRIADGKCEVAGQKVELPTNENGNTLHGGDHGFSTYNWNYTTSRNKDSVSVIFQKKITEKMDGFPGNILATIIYTLNNNNKVTLTFSALAGEKDTLFNPTNHVYFNLSERKDLSSHELKIASDATLETNEKNIPTGRIKDVTGTPLDFRNFRNLKAAADENDGFDDAFVLASDGKLTEIATLRDEESGRQVTISSDRNGLVMYNMPALDTTIKFTRDHGEEAIPGEGIALEAQTLPDAINQENFGDIVLPKYGKRSYKIEFAYSKSK; encoded by the coding sequence ATGGATATTTTGAGAAAAGAATTGGAGCAATATGACGGGCATAATGTGACTCAGATCACTTTAGTCAACGATAACGGGGTCGAGATCTCATGTTTGACGATGGGAGCGATCTGGCAGTCGTTCAAAGTTCCAAGTGGTGCTGGGAAAAAAGATCTTTTATTGAGCTTTGCTGAGGCTAAAGATTATTACGCCAACGCCCAAAATATTTGTAAAGCGATCGGACGTGTCGCAGGGCGGATCGCTGATGGTAAATGTGAAGTAGCTGGGCAAAAAGTAGAACTCCCAACAAATGAGAACGGAAATACTTTGCATGGAGGCGACCATGGCTTTAGTACGTATAATTGGAACTATACGACTTCACGCAACAAAGATAGTGTCAGCGTGATCTTCCAAAAGAAGATCACCGAAAAAATGGATGGTTTTCCGGGAAATATTTTAGCAACGATCATCTATACTTTGAATAATAATAACAAAGTAACTTTGACTTTTAGTGCTTTGGCTGGGGAGAAAGATACGCTCTTTAATCCAACGAATCATGTTTACTTCAACTTGAGTGAGCGAAAAGATCTAAGTAGTCATGAATTAAAGATCGCAAGTGATGCAACGCTTGAGACAAACGAGAAAAATATCCCGACTGGTCGGATCAAAGATGTGACGGGTACACCGCTTGATTTCCGTAATTTCCGCAATTTGAAAGCTGCTGCTGATGAAAATGATGGTTTCGATGACGCTTTTGTGTTAGCAAGTGATGGGAAATTGACTGAGATCGCAACTTTACGCGACGAAGAAAGTGGGCGCCAAGTAACGATCTCATCTGATCGCAATGGATTAGTGATGTATAACATGCCCGCTTTAGATACAACGATCAAATTTACCCGCGATCACGGGGAAGAAGCGATCCCAGGAGAAGGGATCGCCCTTGAAGCCCAAACTTTACCAGATGCGATCAACCAAGAAAACTTTGGCGATATCGTTTTACCAAAATACGGTAAACGTTCGTATAAGATCGAGTTTGCGTATTCGAAGAGTAAATAA
- a CDS encoding GntR family transcriptional regulator: MRPTAELIYKQIIADLKKRIFEQEFPDMKLPDERTLSSTYNVSRSSIKRALNRMANDGIIFKKRGSGTFINPLYLKNESVFNYEESSNLGVTDNFKMNGKRSQIKVLSFEVERPSSELQRDLFLEPEDFVYKIVRLRLFEDKPFMIETGYIPIKIVPKLTEQIIKGSIFNYMQDKYKQSVTRSFLSVFAEPSTKEDQKLLLLKENEPTGIMEGVFFLDNGTPFEYSHMRFHYKYLKFNTFVSVSQ; encoded by the coding sequence GTGAGACCCACGGCAGAACTTATTTACAAACAGATCATCGCCGATCTGAAAAAACGGATCTTTGAACAAGAATTTCCTGACATGAAACTTCCCGATGAACGAACGCTTTCGAGTACGTATAATGTGAGTCGCAGTTCGATCAAACGAGCTTTGAATCGAATGGCAAATGACGGGATCATCTTTAAAAAAAGAGGTTCAGGTACATTTATCAACCCACTTTATTTAAAAAATGAATCTGTTTTTAACTACGAAGAAAGCTCAAATCTTGGTGTAACTGATAACTTTAAAATGAACGGGAAGAGATCTCAGATCAAAGTTTTGAGTTTTGAAGTCGAGCGCCCGAGTAGCGAACTACAGCGCGACCTTTTTTTAGAACCCGAAGATTTCGTCTACAAGATCGTCCGCTTGCGCCTCTTTGAAGACAAACCTTTTATGATCGAGACTGGCTACATCCCGATCAAGATCGTTCCTAAATTAACAGAACAGATCATCAAAGGTTCGATCTTCAACTACATGCAAGATAAATATAAACAATCCGTCACCCGCTCTTTTCTTTCCGTCTTTGCAGAACCTTCGACAAAAGAGGATCAAAAGCTTTTATTGCTCAAAGAAAATGAACCGACTGGGATCATGGAAGGTGTCTTTTTCTTAGATAACGGGACACCATTTGAATACTCACATATGCGTTTTCACTACAAATATTTAAAATTCAATACTTTTGTCAGTGTTTCCCAATAA